From the Alteromonas sp. CI.11.F.A3 genome, the window AACTATTATAGAATTTTACTAGCAAGGCAGATGCCAACCTGAAGATTGGCACTGTATAAAAAAGAGGGATGAACCGGTGAAAACCTGAACTATTACATAAAATTCAGTACGTTATATGGTTATTTCTTTTGGTAGTACAAGCCAGGATTACATTTGATCATGGCATATGTATCGCTTGCCGCACTGATAGATTCAGACGCGCCAAGGAAAAGGACACCGGCAGGTTGCAGCTGTCCGGCAATTTGTTGCAGTATCTTTTGTTTCACATCTGCCGAAAAATAAATCAGCACATTGCGGCAAAAAACGATGTCAAAGCGGCCAAGTGCTGCATAGGAGGTTAACAAATTCAAACTTCTGAATGAAACCATGTTGCGCACTTCTGGCTTAACCTGCATTTGCCCACTTTCATGAGGCTGGAAAAACATAGCCCTGCGTTGTGGCGATAACCCTCTCGCTAGCGAAAGTTCATCATATAGCCCTTGGCTACACTTATTTAGCATTTCAGAAGAAAGGTCAGTGGCTATAATTTCAACCCCTTGCCTAAGCAATCCTGGTCGCTG encodes:
- a CDS encoding CheR family methyltransferase, whose protein sequence is MDNKNVSPASYEKFRHFLEKQCGIVLGENKQYLVRSRLASLLYKHDYDNTDALIDVVVKGYDRNLLQSVIDAMTTNETLWFRDTYPFELLQRDLLPQLATKNQKLRIWSAACSSGQEPYSIAMSILEFQKQRPGLLRQGVEIIATDLSSEMLNKCSQGLYDELSLARGLSPQRRAMFFQPHESGQMQVKPEVRNMVSFRSLNLLTSYAALGRFDIVFCRNVLIYFSADVKQKILQQIAGQLQPAGVLFLGASESISAASDTYAMIKCNPGLYYQKK